AGGATGCGCCGCCAGTAAGTTTACTGTTCATatgggaaagaaagacTAAAAGCTATCAGTCCTACCAATCTGCATTGCGAGATGCTGTACCGCCTTATTGGGATACCACAGTTGTACTTCCTTCTTCTAATTCCCCCTTTGGCCCTTTGTCGAGCTCCATTAGTGGCGATGAAGTTTTGATAGACGGAATGCCTAGCGGTAACTTCTTTGGATTTTTCTGGAATTGTTTGTGTCACGATATAACAAACTTGTTTTCAGCTGACAGGTGATTAGTGATTGTTTCTGTCTCCTTTCAATTTGTCGGGTTTCTTCTCACCTACGTTCTTCATACCACTCATGCTGCCAAATATGGTTCTCGTGCTGGTCTTGGTCTAACGCTCATACAAGTGGGACTCAACCTTCGATCCAAGGCAGAAGAACTCATCAAGTCTGGACATTTTCCTGCCCCAGTTTCCGATGATCCTTCAGACCCCCCTGGCAGCCAGACACTAACAGACGAGGGAATTGCTGAGAACGCTATTGAAGCCATGTGGGGACCAGGACAAAGTCCTTGGCCAGCAAGCTTTAAAGAACCGGGCACCGGAGACAATGGCCCTGTCACTATTGTCCACAATACCCATGAAGCCGAACTTTGGGCTCAAGCACACAATACTACTTTGACTGCCATGCTCGATCTTCCTTCGGCCGCTGAAGTAGGGAAGGCAAATGAATATTTTAGCTTTTTGTTAATGAGTGTTGGATGGTTTATCGTGTTAACCAGCGTCGGCGGTTGGTGGAGGGTCAAAAGATTTGAGCGAGGGCTGCGCACAGCACAAAGGGAAAGTGAAGAAGCCCAAGTTCAAGCTGCACAGAATAACCGAGAAGTTGACGAAGTGGAGGATATAGAACCTGGTATGGCTGAACTCAATGCCCCTCAGCACCATTCACCTCGGGAACTGGCGTACTATTTGCAACCATTCAGGCAAGCCTTAGCTGGAGCTCAGCATATTCGGGAGGGTTTTCTCGGGTTGCACGGCTCTCGATTAGGTGACATTGGTGGTAGGAGTTTGTTTGAGATGAGACGAGGGCAAGGACATACTGCCGTGTCTCATGACAGTGAAGGTACAACAGAATTATTTGATGCTAGTGGCTACGGATTGGAACCAATGGCGTCCGCTAGTGGTGAATCGCCAGGAGCAAATGCGAGACGGCAACGAGGTTTGTGGGGTTAATCATTGGACAATCTCGATATTGAAAAAGCGCGAAGAAAATCGTGTAGATAATAGATTacttttttgtcttgttcttATATGTAATTACCGCCCAGTACATACAAGGAGGGAATATTAGTTGTAAGCTAGATGTTGGATTAACTTTTATGCTATTCTCACAAGAAGTCAAGATAGTGCATATTGAAAATCCGTTTTGTTGTGACTATTTTATCTTATCTGCATTCTCCTGAGTTTCATCGACGAGTTGAATATACGCAAATGTTATATCAAGTTTTGCGCTGTCAATACTAGGAACTGCATGCATCGTATCAAACTGCCGCTTTTATACAGCAAAAACAAACTCCAAGAGCGTCCccttcaaagacaacaacCCAAAAGCAATTCAAAAGCACACATTGGCAAGCTAAGGAGCCTCGTTGAAACCCATATCAACGACGCATCGAATGCAATCGCCTGCCTGTTCATCAATCAGCACGTGGACGAGAACAGATAAATAGCCAAACTCACGTGCATGTCCTCAAATCCCTTGTTGATGCCTGCAAGACTCTCATGGTGGGTGACAAACTGGTCAACCCAGAGTTTGCCCGCGAGGTAATCTGGCACATTGTTCAAGTCAGCGAAGCGCTCCAAGCAGTGTTTAGTATTTGAAAGGTAAAACACACCCTCGACGATACCAGGCAACTCGGTTCTGCCTTTCACGCCACCAAAAGCAGAACCTTTCCAGGTCCTGCCAGTGACAAGTTGGAATGGTCGAGTTGAAATTTCGGCGCCAGCAGGCGCGACACCAATGATATTGCAGACGCCCCAGCCCTTGTGACATGCTTCAAGAGCATTGCGCATGACTCCAACCTGTTCCGGTGAATTTTATTCAACTAAGGCAGGTACATTAAGGACGTACATTACCGGTACAGTCAAACGTAAAGTCAAGTCCACCGCCGGTTTGTTCGATGAGGTAATCGACGATAGACTGTCCTTCAGGAAGATCTTTGGGATTCACGAAATCGGCTAATCATTTCTCAGCACCAACGTCAAATGATAATTCAtttaaaagaaaaactcgCTGGCACCGAATTTTTCAGCccattccttcttttttggattCGTGTCGATAGCAAAGAttctcttgacttttttctcccttGCGCCTTGCAATACACTGAGACCGACACATCCAACACCAAAGACGGCAACGTTGTCAGTGCCCTCAATGTTGGGGGTCTTGGTAGCAGCGCCATAACCAGTGGTGATACCACATCCGAGGAGACAAGACGTCTTGAGAGGAGCAGAAGGATTAATGGCAACAATAGAGAACTTAGATACGACCGTGTACTGTGAAAAGGTGGAACAGCCCATCTAAAAAACGTTCAATTACGACCAAACCAAGTGATCCAAACATTTACGTACAAAGTGAAGAATATCTTGACCTTTGCACTTGAAGCGGGATGTGCCATCCGGCATGACGCCTTTGCCTTGAGTCGCTCTTACCCGACCACAAAGGTTAGTTTTCCCAGACTTGCAAAACTTGCACTCTCGACATtctgctcttcatcagccTCTCCATTTTCGTGCTCGTTCGCTTCAAACACCTCACGCCTTCATTAAACACCCAAAATGATAGCTCGCCCTCGCGCTCATCATTACCGAGGAAAGCATACATACCAGCGGTGTACAAAGGTACGACATGGTCGCCGATCTTAACATTGTCCACACCTGCACCAACACTCTCAACGATACCACCACCCTCATGTCCAAGAATCACCGGGAAAGCTCCTTCGGGGTCAGATCCAGAGAGAGTGTAAGCATCGCTGTACCAACGGCCAGACATTAATAATCGCTCGCGAGTGGTATCCTACTCACGTATGACAAAGGCCAGTGCTAGAATAAATGTGAGCGATAGAATGCTGTAGAGCAATGTAGACCAACTATAGAATCTTGACTCGCACTTCTCCCTCCTTAGGAGAAGCAACCTCAACAGTCTCAATGGAAAGAGGCTTGCCTTTGCGCGTATCAATCACTTGTGTCCTGCTGCTGTAATCTTAAACTCACCAGCTTCCCAGGCAATAGCAGCTTTGCAAACGATGGTCTAAATTACCGGTCAGAACTGGTCTCAAGCTATCCTATGCCCAAATACCTTGCCCTCTGTAGACATGCTTGAAGCGTTTtgttttttaaaaaaagcCAGATATAAagtcaaaatcaaaatgcGAAATGTTGTCAAAGTCGTTTTCATCAAGATGATGCGTTTtcggcgatcgccgccatTTGAAAGGGACTGGTGAGTCACTTGTTACCCACGACCGGAACACTTGTCTGTTTGTTACAAacatttatttttattttctattcttttctatctttcCTCATCTCAAATTATAAATTCATGCCAAGCTGATAGATTCTGAATTCCTAGAGATATGCCTATTGCTCCacgcttcttcttcgctcCAGATCCAACACCTTCCCCAACAGGTATTTCCCACGACCCGGCTCTTACCCTATACGCCAGTGGCTCCTCTCCTGATGACCTGTCACAGAGACATAGGGATGAAAGTCACAAGTCAGGCTCTAGGATTATGTCTTGCCTGAGGCTGAGTAGATCTTTGGAACTACATTCTCTTGAGCGTCAAATGCAATATAGCAGTATCTCCACGCCTGAGGCAGGTTTGTCGCCATCATACCTGTCGCCCGACCTCTATGGTTTTCATTCTGGACCGACGAGGCCCTTGACGCTCATGCAAGATGATATAATATATACCTTGGAAGAACTCCAGAGGGTTCTTTATCTgggaaaagaggatgatgcCGAGCGATGGAGGCAAAGAGTTGACGAGATGAAGACTGTGGTCGCCAAGCTAATAGAGAATGACTGTGGTATGTCGTTTCCTTCATCAAAGCACTGCTTCTAATATTATCTACAGTATACGAGACGCCTCTTGTCACTATTTCATCTAAAAATAAATTAATCTCCCACTTTGccttcctccatcttttttctaCTGGTTATCTACCGTCGTTGACTCCTACCTCAATCTTACATCACGCCCGCAACATcacaccttttctttttctacaGTCAACGGAGACTGAGCAGAGAGAAAGGGATAAGCATCCAACTATTGAGGGCAAAGACGGAAACAAGACGATGGATCACGgcgttgaagaagcttgGTTGGGTATTGATATTGCTTCACCATATCAAACGTCTGAGAGATGGTGGCGGTTTTGGGAGATCAAGAGTGATTGCAGGGAGATAGGAAAGATGCAGCAACTTGATGGGTATCATCTAGCAATGATTGACCAGTATGTTCACATTTGCAAGTACTTTATCACCGTTAACAGCCTTTAGAGTAATCACTCTTcgatttcttccatcacTCTTTGACTCTGCCTTTCCCTCTTGCCCTCCAACTTCATCGTTTCCTTCCCCCATGCTTCACTTCTCTCAGATCGCGCCACTTGCCTCCACGCCTAGTTCTCTTCCGCCTATACATGGGGTGAGTTTTGCACAGAGGCTGGTCGGCGCATTGGCAAGTGAGTTTGAAGGTATCTTAACATGGGATTTGAGAGTCAGAACTCTGGTAGAAATAAACGAAGTTGGTAAGTTTACACATCGTACCTCTTGAATGTGTCAAAGTCTGATTGAAATTATAGGCAAAGCTACCCGAATTCGCGATACCATTGATCTTCGAGACGCTGTCGAAGCTCTTGTACCTTTTGCCAAACGTCTAGGTTGGTTGGGAAGATGCGTGGGAGGTTTGATCAGTGGGGCGGTCGGAGAATTATTGGTTGGACTTACGGACCCCTCAACAACG
The Cryptococcus depauperatus CBS 7841 chromosome 1, complete sequence DNA segment above includes these coding regions:
- a CDS encoding S-(hydroxymethyl)glutathione dehydrogenase, which codes for MSTEGKTIVCKAAIAWEAGKPLSIETVEVASPKEGEVRVKILYTGLCHTDAYTLSGSDPEGAFPVILGHEGGGIVESVGAGVDNVKIGDHVVPLYTAECRECKFCKSGKTNLCGRVRATQGKGVMPDGTSRFKCKGQDILHFMGCSTFSQYTVVSKFSIVAINPSAPLKTSCLLGCGITTGYGAATKTPNIEGTDNVAVFGVGCVGLSVLQGAREKKVKRIFAIDTNPKKKEWAEKFGATDFVNPKDLPEGQSIVDYLIEQTGGGLDFTFDCTGNVGVMRNALEACHKGWGVCNIIGVAPAGAEISTRPFQLVTGRTWKGSAFGGVKGRTELPGIVEDYLAGKLWVDQFVTHHESLAGINKGFEDMHAGDCIRCVVDMGFNEAP